One Sphingobacteruim zhuxiongii DNA window includes the following coding sequences:
- a CDS encoding nucleotidyltransferase family protein: protein MGKPTLVVLAAGMASRYGSLKQVDGFGPHGETIIDYSIYDAIRAGFGKVVFIIREEFEQVMREKFDAKLSGKIEVDYAFQDFNLKKFGVDRVIERTKPWGTAHAVMSAKDKVSGPFCVINADDFYGYDAFQKMANFLTNDVNDTHMSLMGFELGNTMSDYGYVSRGVCEVNAEGHMESVTERVNIFYKTDDAGNKKIVYEENGVESELAADTRVSMNFWGFTPKVFDIALGLFPKFVEDNAENPKSEFFIPTIPDYMVKEGIADYRVIPTSSKWFGVTYVEDKPIVQESISKLVADGVYPEKLF from the coding sequence ATGGGAAAACCTACTTTGGTAGTTCTGGCAGCAGGAATGGCTAGCCGCTATGGTTCATTAAAACAAGTTGATGGCTTCGGACCACACGGCGAAACGATTATCGATTATTCCATTTATGATGCTATTAGAGCTGGTTTTGGAAAAGTAGTATTTATTATTCGCGAAGAATTTGAGCAAGTAATGCGCGAAAAATTTGACGCTAAACTAAGTGGTAAAATCGAAGTCGATTATGCCTTCCAAGATTTTAATCTTAAGAAATTCGGTGTAGATCGCGTGATTGAGCGTACCAAACCTTGGGGAACCGCCCACGCAGTGATGAGCGCAAAGGATAAGGTTAGCGGACCTTTCTGTGTAATCAATGCAGATGATTTCTATGGTTACGATGCATTTCAAAAAATGGCAAACTTCCTGACAAATGATGTTAACGATACGCATATGTCGCTAATGGGGTTTGAATTAGGTAATACGATGTCTGATTATGGATATGTATCTAGAGGAGTTTGCGAAGTAAACGCTGAAGGTCACATGGAATCAGTTACAGAGCGAGTAAACATTTTTTATAAAACTGATGATGCAGGAAATAAGAAAATCGTTTATGAAGAAAACGGAGTAGAGTCTGAGTTAGCTGCTGATACACGTGTTTCGATGAATTTCTGGGGCTTCACACCGAAAGTATTTGATATTGCTTTAGGGTTGTTTCCAAAGTTTGTAGAAGATAATGCTGAAAATCCGAAATCGGAGTTCTTCATTCCTACGATTCCAGATTACATGGTTAAAGAAGGAATAGCAGATTACCGCGTGATACCAACTTCCTCAAAATGGTTCGGCGTAACATATGTTGAGGATAAACCAATTGTACAAGAGAGCATTTCAAAGTTAGTTGCTGATGGAGTCTATCCTGAAAAACTATTCTAA
- a CDS encoding glycosyltransferase family 117 protein: MNYNKLNNLLGWSCGILATLIYIMSVERSSSWWDNGEFIASAYKLEVVHQPGAPLFLMLQNVFSNLAMGDVSKIAYWMNIGSAICSGLTIVFLFWTITAIAKKLVLNKSEWTSSKLYQVFGAGIVGALAYSFTDSFWYSAIESEVYSMSSLCTAVVFWLALKWDARADQADSNKWLILIAYVMGLSIGVHLLNLLTIPVIALMIYFRKATVINWKGISKSLAIGVSALAFVLWGVIQYSVRFAANFDLFFVNTLGMPFGTGVTVFIVLIVAGLVYGLYYSVRHSKVLLNLSLLSLSFILLGFGSYSLLLIRSQTNITLNNYDPDNAFNLLSYLSREQYQSEPLFKGQTFDAKRIDVKEGSTYRKDKDRYREISSNVRYVYDKEMLFPRIYSDKHTDFYRQYLNIPEGQSPTMADNLKFFFNYQFNHMYTRYFLWNFVGRQNDTPSQGQVYAGNWLSGITFIDNIRLAGQDHLSERMLKDPSRNTYFFLPLLLGIIGIFWQLKKSKRDTAILGMLFFVTGLAIVIYLNQTPLQPRERDYAYVGSFYVFAIWIGLGVIGMVDILQKFVKLPARTLALSTSVVCLLAVPTLLLKQNWDDHNRDERLMTRDFALNMLNSCAPNAILFTYADNDTFPLWYLQETEGVRPDVRILNYGYLQSDWYVEQALTDMNESKALPLGFSYDKVKRGIRDGIQVYDMGVEGYTDVKTVLDIMLSDNQQNMMQLQSGEYVNVMPTKKLQLKINKDQVLKNNVVPDAWKDSIPEYMQWDYNQSYVSRAELSLMGLLEHNNWERPIYFVKQAPNDIFMGMDKYLASEGLVYRLMPVEVGQKTDHPSLLNTDAIYSNAVEKFKWKDIKSLDHFDTDSNFIYESYIQPNLYAQGLENLVQQKKLSEAKKLALVAYSHQPKEPKSMRQTYLNTILTDTLVRVKELDKAKEMAAKNINAIDEQLNYQLGIMKAAAPYDLYSIQLGLGALEKYQAILKDIGDAALIAEGNRVWSKYEQAWLQGS; encoded by the coding sequence ATGAATTATAATAAATTAAACAATCTACTTGGTTGGAGCTGTGGAATACTTGCGACTTTGATCTATATCATGTCTGTCGAAAGGTCAAGCAGCTGGTGGGATAACGGAGAATTTATCGCTTCTGCGTACAAATTAGAAGTTGTTCACCAACCTGGTGCTCCTCTATTTTTAATGCTTCAAAATGTGTTCTCGAACTTGGCAATGGGCGATGTTTCGAAAATTGCCTATTGGATGAATATAGGATCAGCAATTTGTAGCGGATTAACAATCGTATTCCTGTTCTGGACAATTACAGCTATTGCAAAGAAGTTAGTATTAAATAAATCAGAATGGACTTCGTCGAAACTGTATCAAGTGTTTGGAGCTGGTATTGTGGGGGCATTAGCATATAGCTTTACAGATTCATTTTGGTATTCAGCAATTGAATCGGAAGTTTATTCAATGTCATCCTTGTGTACAGCGGTGGTTTTCTGGTTGGCGCTTAAATGGGACGCAAGGGCTGATCAAGCAGATAGCAATAAGTGGTTAATATTAATTGCTTATGTTATGGGCCTGTCTATTGGTGTACATTTATTAAATCTATTGACTATTCCTGTAATTGCTTTAATGATATACTTCCGAAAAGCAACAGTGATTAACTGGAAGGGCATATCCAAATCATTAGCGATTGGTGTATCCGCTCTAGCCTTTGTATTATGGGGAGTTATTCAGTATAGTGTGCGGTTTGCTGCAAATTTTGACTTATTCTTCGTTAATACGCTAGGTATGCCTTTCGGCACCGGTGTGACAGTCTTTATTGTACTAATCGTCGCGGGCCTTGTTTATGGACTTTATTATTCGGTTCGTCATTCGAAAGTGCTTCTTAATTTAAGTTTACTGAGCTTGAGTTTTATTCTTCTTGGCTTTGGTTCTTATAGTTTGTTGCTCATTCGTTCTCAGACCAATATTACATTAAATAACTACGACCCCGACAACGCTTTCAATTTGCTAAGCTACCTTAGTCGCGAACAATATCAATCAGAACCCCTTTTTAAAGGACAGACATTTGATGCCAAACGAATTGATGTCAAAGAAGGTAGTACCTATAGAAAAGACAAAGATCGCTATCGGGAAATCAGTAGCAATGTTCGTTATGTATACGATAAAGAAATGCTATTCCCTAGAATTTATTCCGATAAGCATACCGATTTCTACCGCCAGTATTTGAATATTCCAGAAGGGCAATCGCCAACAATGGCCGATAATCTGAAGTTTTTCTTCAATTATCAATTTAATCATATGTACACGCGTTATTTCTTATGGAATTTTGTAGGAAGACAAAATGATACACCTAGTCAAGGACAAGTCTATGCAGGAAACTGGCTATCTGGAATTACCTTTATCGATAATATTCGACTTGCAGGACAAGACCACTTGTCAGAGCGTATGTTGAAAGATCCTAGTCGCAATACCTATTTCTTTTTGCCGCTTTTACTAGGGATTATAGGAATATTTTGGCAGTTGAAGAAAAGTAAGCGAGACACGGCAATTCTAGGTATGCTATTTTTTGTAACAGGCTTAGCCATTGTAATCTATTTAAATCAGACTCCTCTTCAGCCGAGAGAAAGAGACTATGCTTATGTTGGTTCTTTTTACGTATTTGCTATATGGATTGGTTTGGGAGTGATCGGGATGGTAGACATCCTACAAAAGTTTGTGAAACTACCGGCAAGAACGCTAGCATTATCAACTAGTGTTGTTTGTTTACTCGCGGTGCCCACTTTGCTGTTAAAGCAGAATTGGGATGATCATAACCGAGACGAACGTTTAATGACTCGGGACTTTGCACTTAACATGTTGAACTCTTGTGCACCAAATGCCATTCTATTTACCTATGCGGATAACGATACTTTTCCCCTATGGTATTTGCAAGAAACGGAGGGTGTTAGGCCCGATGTACGAATATTGAATTATGGATACTTGCAATCAGATTGGTATGTTGAGCAAGCGCTAACCGATATGAATGAGTCGAAAGCATTACCATTAGGCTTTAGCTATGACAAAGTGAAGCGCGGAATTCGCGATGGCATTCAAGTTTATGATATGGGTGTCGAGGGATATACTGATGTGAAAACGGTGTTGGATATCATGCTTTCTGATAACCAGCAAAATATGATGCAATTACAAAGTGGAGAGTATGTCAATGTGATGCCGACTAAGAAACTGCAACTTAAAATTAATAAAGATCAAGTATTGAAGAACAATGTAGTTCCAGATGCTTGGAAAGATTCAATTCCTGAATACATGCAATGGGACTATAATCAGAGTTATGTATCTCGTGCAGAATTGAGTTTGATGGGTTTATTAGAGCATAATAACTGGGAGCGACCGATTTATTTCGTGAAGCAGGCTCCAAATGATATTTTCATGGGCATGGATAAGTACTTAGCTTCAGAGGGTTTAGTTTATCGTCTAATGCCAGTGGAGGTCGGGCAAAAGACTGACCATCCAAGTTTGTTGAATACAGATGCGATTTACAGCAATGCGGTTGAAAAGTTTAAATGGAAAGATATCAAATCCCTTGATCATTTCGATACAGATTCGAATTTTATCTACGAGTCCTATATTCAGCCAAATTTATATGCGCAGGGTCTTGAAAATTTAGTTCAACAGAAAAAGCTCTCTGAGGCAAAAAAACTAGCTTTGGTAGCTTATAGTCATCAACCTAAAGAGCCGAAATCGATGCGTCAGACTTATTTAAATACTATACTTACGGATACGCTAGTAAGGGTCAAAGAGCTTGATAAAGCGAAGGAAATGGCAGCAAAGAATATAAATGCAATTGATGAACAGCTAAATTATCAATTGGGAATCATGAAAGCGGCAGCGCCTTACGATTTATATAGTATCCAATTGGGTTTAGGCGCTTTAGAGAAATATCAAGCAATTTTGAAAGATATTGGCGATGCAGCTTTAATTGCTGAGGGGAATCGCGTTTGGAGCAAATATGAGCAGGCTTGGTTGCAAGGAAGCTAG
- a CDS encoding glutamine--tRNA ligase/YqeY domain fusion protein has product MVEEEKSLNFIEEIIEEDLRNGKNDGRVLTRFPPEPNGYLHIGHAKSICLNFALAQKYNGKTNLRFDDTNPVTEDVEYVDSIKKDIQWLGFQWAEELYTSDYFDTLYAYAVELIKKDLAYVDDSTAEEIAAAKGTPTEPGKPTPARSNSVEENLQLFEDMRAGKYPDGAKVLRAKIDLASPNMHMRDPIIYRIKHANHHRTGDKWCIYPMYDFAHGQSDSIEKITHSVCTLEFIPHRPLYDWLIDRLEIFPSKQYEFARLNLNYTVMSKRKLLQLVNEQFVEGWDDPRMPTISGLRRRGYTPASIRNFCERIGIQKRENMIDVSLLEFCIREDLNKTAWRRMAVLDPIKLIITNYPEGQVEELHGENNPEVEGGEGSRMIPFSKELWIERDDFMEDAPKKFFRLGPGLSVRLKHGYIVTCTDFKKDEHGNVTEVYCEYAPNSKSGEDTSGMKVKGTIHWVSVAHAKETEVRLYDRLFHDENPAAAEDFKSSINKDSLHIIEKAYIEPDLANAEIGKGYQFIRLGYFTPDNRASSAEKLVFNRTVTLKDSWAKEAKK; this is encoded by the coding sequence ATGGTAGAAGAAGAAAAATCATTGAATTTTATTGAAGAGATTATCGAAGAGGATCTTCGAAATGGGAAGAATGATGGGCGTGTACTGACACGTTTCCCTCCCGAGCCAAACGGCTATCTTCATATCGGACATGCAAAATCCATCTGTTTAAACTTTGCTTTAGCGCAAAAGTACAACGGAAAAACAAACTTACGTTTCGATGATACCAACCCGGTAACCGAGGATGTAGAGTATGTGGATAGTATTAAGAAAGATATTCAATGGTTGGGATTCCAGTGGGCTGAAGAATTGTATACATCTGATTATTTCGATACACTCTATGCTTATGCAGTCGAGTTGATCAAGAAAGATCTCGCCTATGTTGATGATAGCACTGCCGAAGAAATTGCAGCTGCCAAAGGAACACCGACAGAACCAGGAAAACCTACGCCTGCCCGTAGCAACAGTGTTGAAGAAAACCTTCAACTGTTTGAAGATATGCGTGCCGGAAAATACCCAGATGGCGCCAAAGTTCTTCGCGCTAAGATAGATCTTGCAAGTCCTAATATGCACATGCGTGATCCCATTATCTACCGCATAAAACATGCAAATCACCACAGAACAGGCGATAAATGGTGTATTTATCCGATGTATGATTTTGCTCATGGACAATCTGATTCAATTGAAAAGATTACACATTCGGTATGTACATTGGAATTTATTCCACACCGTCCATTATATGACTGGTTAATCGACAGATTAGAGATATTCCCTTCAAAACAGTATGAATTTGCACGCTTAAACCTGAATTATACAGTGATGAGTAAGCGTAAATTACTGCAATTAGTCAACGAGCAATTCGTTGAAGGTTGGGACGATCCTCGGATGCCTACGATTTCTGGACTAAGAAGACGCGGATATACCCCAGCAAGTATTCGTAATTTTTGTGAACGCATTGGTATTCAAAAGCGTGAGAACATGATTGATGTAAGTCTTTTAGAGTTCTGTATTCGCGAAGATTTAAATAAGACTGCATGGCGAAGAATGGCTGTTCTTGACCCTATCAAGTTGATTATCACAAATTATCCAGAAGGTCAAGTTGAAGAACTTCACGGTGAAAACAATCCTGAGGTAGAGGGCGGAGAAGGATCTCGTATGATTCCATTTTCTAAGGAGTTATGGATTGAGCGCGATGACTTTATGGAAGATGCGCCTAAGAAATTCTTCCGTCTTGGACCAGGCTTATCTGTACGTTTAAAACACGGTTATATTGTTACATGTACAGACTTCAAAAAAGATGAACATGGCAATGTAACAGAAGTTTATTGCGAATATGCTCCGAATTCTAAATCTGGAGAAGATACTTCTGGTATGAAAGTTAAAGGTACAATCCACTGGGTTTCTGTTGCACATGCAAAAGAAACTGAGGTAAGACTGTACGACCGTCTATTCCATGATGAAAACCCTGCTGCCGCTGAAGATTTCAAATCTTCAATCAATAAAGACAGCTTGCACATTATTGAAAAAGCTTATATCGAACCTGACTTAGCAAATGCAGAAATTGGAAAAGGCTATCAGTTCATTCGATTGGGTTATTTTACGCCAGATAATCGTGCGTCTAGCGCTGAAAAACTAGTCTTCAATAGAACCGTTACTTTGAAAGATTCTTGGGCTAAAGAAGCTAAAAAATAA
- a CDS encoding carbonic anhydrase, with translation MENKVLETGFNEIKDGNKEWVEFVKNDETGRFQQLAKGQSPEVLWIGCADSRVPANELTGKKPGEVFVHRNIANMCVHSDMSMLSVLDYAVNVLKVKHVIVAGHYGCGGVAASLSCTQYGIIDNWLCHIKDVYRLHAEEIDAIADQEKKADRLVELNVKEQVFNLCSTSIIQNAWKQRDDLAVHGMVINIGTGELIDQGCTFTGSDSLGNVFAYK, from the coding sequence ATGGAAAATAAAGTATTAGAAACTGGGTTCAACGAGATTAAAGACGGAAACAAAGAGTGGGTTGAGTTCGTTAAGAATGACGAAACTGGCAGATTCCAACAATTGGCAAAAGGACAAAGTCCTGAAGTTTTATGGATTGGTTGTGCTGATAGCCGTGTTCCCGCAAATGAGTTGACAGGAAAGAAACCAGGTGAAGTATTCGTACATCGTAACATTGCAAACATGTGTGTGCATTCTGACATGAGTATGCTTTCGGTTCTTGACTACGCGGTCAATGTATTAAAAGTAAAACACGTGATTGTAGCAGGTCACTATGGTTGTGGTGGTGTTGCAGCTTCATTAAGTTGTACACAATACGGAATTATCGACAACTGGTTATGTCATATTAAAGATGTATACCGTCTTCACGCTGAAGAAATAGACGCCATCGCTGATCAAGAAAAGAAAGCTGATCGCCTTGTAGAATTGAACGTAAAAGAACAAGTTTTCAACCTTTGTAGTACATCAATTATTCAAAATGCTTGGAAACAACGTGATGATCTAGCGGTACATGGAATGGTAATCAATATTGGTACTGGTGAGTTAATCGATCAAGGTTGCACTTTCACTGGTTCGGATTCCCTAGGAAATGTGTTTGCTTACAAATAG
- a CDS encoding SulP family inorganic anion transporter, which translates to MLGTRVSAFLKLSKRDLKYDLPASIVVFLVALPLCLGIAMASGAPLFAGVLTGVIGGIVVASISGSALSVSGPAAGLTVIVLGAIQQLGAYETFLLAVVLAGVIQLVLGVLKAGMIGNYFPSSVILGMLAAIGITIILKQIPLAFGMTETHAFEVEDGGGIAAFTNTIFSSINWGATIICLLSLAVLIFWPSFKKLSKIPAPLIVVILGVALGFAFQGTSFALNPDHFVSIPVVSSFAEFKGLFIFPDFTQIVSKDVWVVAFTIAIIASLETLLSIEAVDKIDPFKRNSPTNRELIAQGIGNMSSGLLGGLPLTSVIVRSSANANSGGRTRQSAILHGIWLLVALLAIPTVINLIPLAGLAAILLHTGFKLAKPALFKQIYKKGLDQFIPFFITVAAVVFTDLLTGVGIGIVVATFYILKANMTNAYQFNIVQKEEADMAVLTLAEEVTFLNKAPIQQKLYNLPKGVKSVVIDGHKSKFIDKDVIDVIKDFEQNALSKGLSIELNDVTYKQKPLNGNFRLKKQKLQKVV; encoded by the coding sequence ATGTTAGGAACACGTGTGTCTGCTTTTCTCAAACTATCGAAAAGAGACTTAAAATATGACTTACCTGCAAGTATTGTAGTATTTTTAGTGGCATTGCCACTATGTTTAGGAATTGCCATGGCTTCTGGTGCACCATTATTTGCTGGTGTGTTAACTGGAGTGATTGGTGGAATTGTCGTTGCATCGATTTCAGGATCCGCGCTGAGCGTGAGTGGTCCAGCGGCGGGATTAACCGTTATTGTATTAGGTGCAATACAACAATTAGGCGCTTATGAGACTTTCTTATTAGCTGTAGTGTTAGCCGGTGTTATTCAACTAGTACTAGGTGTATTGAAAGCTGGTATGATTGGAAACTACTTCCCTTCATCGGTTATTCTAGGTATGCTAGCGGCAATTGGTATCACCATCATCTTAAAGCAAATTCCTTTGGCTTTTGGGATGACTGAAACACATGCTTTTGAAGTCGAAGACGGCGGAGGAATTGCAGCGTTTACAAATACCATCTTCTCGAGTATCAACTGGGGAGCAACAATTATCTGTTTGTTGTCACTTGCGGTCTTAATTTTCTGGCCTTCGTTCAAGAAGCTTAGCAAAATTCCTGCACCACTAATCGTTGTTATTTTAGGTGTTGCATTAGGATTTGCTTTCCAAGGGACAAGTTTTGCTTTGAACCCAGATCACTTTGTATCCATTCCTGTGGTATCTTCATTTGCTGAATTCAAAGGCTTGTTCATATTCCCTGATTTCACACAAATCGTGAGTAAAGATGTATGGGTAGTAGCATTTACAATTGCTATTATTGCAAGTTTGGAAACCCTTTTAAGTATCGAAGCGGTTGACAAAATTGATCCTTTCAAGCGTAACTCTCCAACCAATAGAGAATTAATAGCTCAAGGTATCGGTAATATGTCAAGTGGTTTATTAGGAGGCTTACCGTTGACTTCGGTAATTGTACGATCATCGGCTAATGCAAACTCAGGTGGTAGAACGAGACAATCGGCTATATTACATGGTATTTGGTTGTTAGTTGCACTATTGGCTATTCCAACAGTAATAAATTTGATTCCTTTGGCAGGTCTTGCTGCTATCTTATTACACACAGGTTTTAAATTAGCAAAACCAGCGTTGTTCAAGCAGATTTATAAAAAAGGGTTAGATCAATTCATTCCATTCTTCATTACAGTTGCAGCAGTCGTATTTACTGACTTATTAACTGGTGTTGGAATTGGTATTGTAGTGGCGACCTTCTATATCTTGAAGGCGAATATGACCAATGCTTATCAATTTAATATTGTTCAAAAAGAAGAAGCTGATATGGCCGTGCTAACGCTAGCAGAGGAAGTTACATTCCTAAACAAAGCGCCTATCCAACAAAAGCTATATAACTTACCAAAAGGTGTAAAGTCTGTTGTCATCGATGGTCATAAGAGTAAATTCATTGACAAGGATGTTATTGACGTAATTAAGGATTTCGAACAAAATGCATTAAGTAAGGGTTTATCGATTGAACTAAACGATGTGACCTATAAGCAAAAGCCGTTGAATGGTAATTTTCGCTTAAAAAAACAAAAACTTCAAAAAGTAGTTTAA
- a CDS encoding FAD-dependent oxidoreductase — translation MRFTLFLLICLSLPSLVSAQKRVKPKLLIYADGFVGWAAAVQASKSNVETILVIDNLDFLKTSEGEKVVIDQKFKLNGGIWMELLMDMALSKTRDQTLAETVMSDINPRLAANSIDRFKAKMQGVTLIVSEKVIQFDRNRKSWQITLSNKEKYTVPVIIDATQKSELYSKLTIPDSLAARESEFTPINAITIPLSRTTVAVEELDHQVKLLGIQAILNAQYENMFSIGPNLHLTDSPNDIPMRISLGQALGAVAGYCAFFETKADKVDVRKIQSELLTFNARLNPYVDIRVDDPHFASIQKFYLTGFFLGEIKDGGMYLQKDAIVKFDDVKPVLNDLYSRSQLWFLDNYRNEGMRWKDLVSLIKFISLKGDEVEQQLIKEWTTKRKFEGAYDPEAFVTRGQLAVVCDLYSTSFAKAINVEGQFGK, via the coding sequence ATGAGATTTACACTTTTTCTTCTGATTTGCTTATCCCTTCCAAGCCTTGTTTCTGCTCAAAAAAGGGTGAAGCCCAAATTGCTTATTTATGCAGATGGATTCGTCGGTTGGGCGGCAGCGGTACAAGCTAGTAAGTCTAACGTGGAGACAATATTAGTTATCGATAATCTTGATTTCTTAAAGACATCTGAAGGAGAAAAAGTGGTGATTGATCAGAAATTTAAACTTAATGGTGGTATCTGGATGGAGTTGCTGATGGATATGGCGTTAAGTAAAACAAGGGATCAAACACTTGCAGAAACGGTGATGAGCGATATAAATCCTAGATTAGCGGCAAACAGTATCGATCGATTTAAAGCCAAAATGCAAGGAGTAACTTTGATTGTAAGTGAAAAGGTAATCCAATTCGATAGAAATAGGAAAAGCTGGCAGATAACCCTCTCCAATAAAGAAAAGTATACTGTTCCAGTGATAATTGATGCAACTCAAAAAAGCGAATTATATAGTAAACTTACAATCCCAGATAGTTTGGCAGCTAGGGAAAGTGAATTCACCCCGATTAACGCGATTACAATACCTCTGAGCCGGACGACTGTTGCTGTCGAGGAATTGGATCATCAGGTTAAATTGCTGGGTATACAAGCTATTCTAAATGCTCAATACGAGAATATGTTTAGTATAGGGCCTAACCTGCACTTGACTGACTCGCCGAATGATATTCCAATGCGTATTTCTTTAGGACAAGCACTTGGCGCTGTCGCTGGCTACTGTGCATTCTTCGAAACAAAGGCTGATAAAGTTGATGTTCGTAAAATACAATCCGAATTGCTAACCTTCAATGCTCGGCTAAATCCTTACGTGGATATTCGTGTCGATGATCCACATTTCGCTTCCATTCAGAAGTTTTACCTAACTGGTTTTTTTCTCGGAGAAATTAAAGATGGTGGGATGTATCTACAAAAGGATGCGATCGTGAAATTTGATGACGTGAAGCCCGTGTTGAATGATCTTTATTCGCGTAGTCAGCTATGGTTTTTAGATAACTATCGAAATGAAGGTATGCGTTGGAAGGATTTAGTCAGTTTGATCAAGTTTATTTCGTTGAAAGGCGACGAGGTCGAACAGCAGCTGATCAAAGAGTGGACGACTAAACGTAAGTTTGAAGGGGCTTATGATCCAGAAGCGTTCGTCACTCGTGGACAATTGGCGGTTGTTTGCGATTTGTATTCGACTTCTTTTGCCAAAGCTATTAATGTAGAGGGGCAATTTGGAAAGTAA
- a CDS encoding helicase HerA-like domain-containing protein, with protein MITQQFIDKISSSYSPKGAFIQLGSGILNGEVVTDAKVNLALKMMNRHGLIAGATGTGKTRTLQLMAEQLSDAGVPVLMLDVKGDLSGLAEPGKTNDALIERGNAVGIPFVPASFPIELFSLSGKLGAPMRVTVEDFGPVLLSRILDLNDTQSGVLSAIFKYADDSQLPIVDFPDLKKLLSYLSEGPGADEIKADYGKISAASASTILRKIVAIEQQGLEHIFGEKEFDINDLFGKVDGKGVITLLNISDIQDQPLLFSTFLLSLLAQLFKQLPEVGDLDKPKLVFFFDEAHLLFNGASKAFLTQIEQIVRLIRSKGIGVFFCTQAATDIPESVLGQLGNRIQHALRAFTPNDAENLRKTVKTYPTSEFYEIDKVLTSLGTGQALVTVLNDKGIPTEVVATHLVPARAVMGPCAPQVYTDLVNGSDYAAKYQERVERRTASEIIEERMGQFQQQEAAEEARKEEEKASKSKSSSGSRRQTPLEAAQNQASRTLAREGAKLLGKIATGILNSIFKKK; from the coding sequence ATGATAACACAACAGTTTATCGATAAAATTAGCAGTTCGTATAGCCCTAAAGGAGCATTTATACAACTCGGGTCTGGTATATTAAATGGTGAAGTAGTTACTGATGCCAAAGTGAATTTGGCGTTGAAGATGATGAATCGACATGGTTTGATTGCCGGTGCAACAGGTACGGGAAAGACGCGAACGCTGCAATTGATGGCAGAACAGCTGTCAGATGCCGGTGTTCCAGTATTGATGTTAGATGTAAAGGGTGATCTTTCTGGTCTTGCCGAACCTGGGAAAACCAATGATGCATTAATCGAGCGTGGTAACGCGGTTGGTATCCCGTTCGTACCAGCAAGTTTTCCAATTGAATTGTTTTCCTTAAGTGGTAAGCTAGGTGCACCAATGCGTGTGACTGTGGAGGACTTTGGTCCGGTTTTACTGTCTAGAATACTGGACTTAAATGATACACAGTCTGGCGTACTAAGTGCCATTTTTAAATATGCTGATGACAGCCAGCTTCCTATCGTTGATTTTCCGGATCTTAAGAAATTGCTAAGCTATTTGTCTGAAGGCCCGGGGGCGGATGAAATCAAAGCAGATTATGGAAAAATTAGCGCCGCATCGGCGAGTACCATCCTTCGCAAGATCGTAGCTATAGAGCAACAAGGCTTGGAACATATATTTGGTGAAAAGGAATTCGATATTAATGATTTATTTGGAAAAGTAGATGGGAAAGGCGTCATTACGCTCTTGAATATCTCTGACATACAAGATCAGCCACTGTTGTTTTCTACGTTCCTACTTAGTTTACTGGCGCAATTATTCAAACAACTTCCCGAAGTTGGAGATCTCGACAAACCTAAATTGGTGTTCTTCTTTGATGAAGCACATTTGCTATTCAACGGCGCTTCTAAAGCATTTCTAACGCAAATTGAACAGATTGTCCGTTTAATTCGTTCAAAGGGGATAGGCGTCTTCTTTTGTACGCAGGCGGCGACGGATATTCCAGAAAGTGTGTTAGGACAGTTAGGAAATCGAATTCAACATGCGTTGCGCGCATTTACGCCGAACGATGCCGAGAATCTTCGCAAAACAGTGAAAACATATCCTACCTCCGAGTTTTATGAGATTGACAAGGTGTTAACGTCACTTGGAACAGGACAAGCATTAGTAACTGTCTTAAACGATAAAGGTATTCCGACAGAAGTTGTTGCTACGCATCTCGTTCCTGCTAGAGCGGTCATGGGTCCCTGTGCACCGCAAGTTTATACGGACTTGGTGAACGGTTCTGACTATGCCGCAAAATACCAAGAGCGTGTTGAAAGACGTACGGCATCAGAAATAATTGAAGAACGAATGGGGCAGTTTCAACAACAAGAAGCTGCGGAAGAGGCTCGAAAAGAAGAGGAGAAGGCTAGTAAATCAAAATCTTCGTCAGGTTCGCGTAGACAAACCCCGCTAGAAGCAGCCCAAAATCAGGCCTCGCGAACGTTAGCAAGAGAGGGCGCAAAATTGTTAGGGAAAATTGCTACAGGAATCCTTAATTCGATTTTCAAAAAGAAATAG